The following proteins are co-located in the Gossypium hirsutum isolate 1008001.06 chromosome A02, Gossypium_hirsutum_v2.1, whole genome shotgun sequence genome:
- the LOC121209698 gene encoding zinc finger protein GAI-ASSOCIATED FACTOR 1: MPVDDYSSTVSGDASVSSTGNQNLPPKSTVKKKRNLPGMPDPDAEVIALSPTTLLATNRFVCEICNKGFQRDQNLQLHRRGHNLPWKLRQRSSKEVKKRVYVCPEPTCVHHDPSRALGDLTGIKKHFCRKHGEKKWKCDKCSKKYAVQSDWKAHSKICGTREYKCDCGTVFSRRDSFITHRAFCDALAVESAKTQTNPSSESDPKVQAADSSPRRSPPAASPPVSAPSAITSSDIRIQSSDPSTVVEEAPAPAPAPSPPPAGLNGSSSSSVSLVSSGCNSSSSSVFSNLFTSTTVSASIHPPQPLAPAPPLVGLNGSCSGSVSLVSSGASSSSSSGVFASLFASSTVSASIQPPQTPALTNLIRADLAPSTSIEPISLCLSTSHGSSIFGTTGQERRQHAPPLQPAMSATALLQKAAQMGAAASNASLLRGLGIVSSSAPQENLQWGQAQVDPDNASIAAGLGLGLPCDGSSGLKELMMGTPVFGPKQTTLDFLGLGVAAGGNPNASLSALITSIGSGFDATTAAASFRGGDYTSKDIGRSS, encoded by the exons aTGCCGGTTGATGACTATTCCTCCACCGTCTCCGGCGACGCTAGCGTCTCTTCCACCGGTAATCAAAACCTACCTCCCAAATCCACCGTTAAGAAGAAACGTAACCTCCCTGGAATGCCAG aTCCAGATGCGGAGGTGATTGCTTTATCACCTACGACTCTGTTAGCTACGAACCGATTCGTGTGTGAAATTTGCAACAAAGGGTTTCAAAGAGACCAAAACCTTCAGCTTCATAGACGAGGTCATAATCTGCCATGGAAGTTGAGGCAAAGATCGAGCAAGGAAGTGAAGAAGAGGGTTTACGTTTGTCCTGAGCCGACATGTGTTCATCATGACCCTTCGAGAGCTTTAGGTGATCTCACGGGGATTAAGAAACATTTCTGTAGAAAACATGGTGaaaagaaatggaaatgtgataaatgttcTAAGAAATACGCTGTTCAATCGGATTGGAAAGCTCACTCTAAGATCTGTGGCACTCGAGAGTATAAATGTGATTGTGGAACTGTGTTTTCCAG GAGGGATAGTTTTATTACCCACAGAGCTTTTTGTGATGCGTTAGCAGTGGAGAGTGCTAAAACTCAAACGAATCCTAGTTCAGAATCCGACCCGAAAGTTCAGGCGGCGGATTCATCACCACGGCGCTCACCTCCGGCTGCATCTCCGCCGGTATCTGCTCCAAGTGCTATAACTTCTTCAGATATTCGGATTCAAAGTTCAG ATCCAAGTACTGTTGTGGAAGAAGCTCCAGCTCCAGCACCGGCACCGTCTCCACCACCGGCTGGCTTAAATGGAAGTTCTAGCAGTAGTGTTAGCTTGGTTAGCAGTGGTTGTAATAGCAGCAGCAGCAGtgtattttcgaacttatttacCTCCACGACTGTATCTGCGAGCATACACCCTCCTCAACCTCTGGCACCAGCTCCTCCACTGGTTGGCTTAAATGGAAGTTGTAGCGGTAGTGTCAGCCTGGTTAGCAGTGGTGCTAGCAGCAGTAGCAGTAGTGGTGTATTTGCAAGCTTATTTGCCTCCTCGACTGTATCTGCAAGCATACAACCTCCTCAAACTCCGGCTTTAACCAACTTAATTCGAGCTGACCTAGCTCCATCTACATCAATTGAACCAATTTCTTTATGCCTCTCGACCAGCCATGGCTCGTCGATATTCGGAACTACAGGGCAAGAGCGTCGGCAGCATGCACCACCACTGCAACCTGCTATGTCTGCCACTGCACTACTGCAGAAAGCTGCTCAGATGGGAGCAGCAGCAAGTAATGCATCCTTGCTTCGCGGTCTCGGTATTGTTTCATCTTCGGCACCACAAGAAAATTTACAATGGGGTCAAGCACAAGTCGACCCTGACAATGCCTCCATTGCAGCAGGGCTTGGACTCGGGCTTCCCTGCGACGGAAGTTCAGGATTAAAGGAACTGATGATGGGAACCCCGGTGTTCGGTCCTAAGCAAACTACTCTCGATTTCCTTGGATTGGGGGTGGCTGCTGGTGGCAACCCCAATGCCAGCCTGTCTGCTCTAATTACGTCTATCGGAAGTGGATTTGATGCCACCACAGCAGCAGCATCGTTTCGAGGTGGAGATTACACCAGCAAGGACATTGGAAGAAGCTCGTGA